The genomic DNA TtgaatgaagatcagcacctccaaatttgacaccatagtggcgtgccctctctgggtcggggatgagatcctttcCCGAgtgaaggagttcaagtatcttggggtcttgttcacaagtgagggtaggagggagcgggagattgactggCGGATCGgtacagcgtctgcagtgatgaggactctgcaccagtccgtagtggtgaagaaggagctcagCTAaacggcgaagctctcgatttaccggtcgatctttgTTCCTACCCCcacctatggtcatgagctgtgggtcgtggccaaaagaacaagatcgcggaaacaagcggctgaaatgagtttcctccgcagggtgtccgggctctctctTAGAGAGTGAGAAGATCGGTCATCTGGTAGGGATTCGGTGTTTAACCCCTACTCCTCCATGTTGAGAGGACCATTTGAGGTGGCTCGtgcatctggtttggatgcctcctggacgcctccctggacaggtgttccgggcaggccccatcggcgggaggccccaaggatgacccaggacacgctggagagaaaatgtctctcggctggcctgggaacgccttgggatcccgtcgGAGGAGGTGGTTGaattggctggggagagggaattctgggcttccctgctaaagctgctgcccctgcgacccgaccccggatttaGAGGTgggttggatggatggatggacggactgaAGGATTGATGGAACAGCCTAAATGCATCATTCTAGGACAGGGGTCCTCATTACATCGATCGCGAGTGTGCGTAGATTGTAgcatcaaaaatatatataaattatgttgtgtgagcaacatatatgGTTATGCAACACCCCTGCCGCCTTCCCCTGCTGTTAATGTAGATCGCGGGAGTAAcgcgttagtgacaacactaGTCTTTTGGGAGACTTCATATTTCCTGCCCTTTGCTGTGTACTCTTCTTTGATGCGAAAATACTGCACACACtttgcgccactgccacccactgagtgaatgtgcaattacacgttattctagtacggcaaaaaagtatgttcattgaggtcacatgcgcccctctATTTGAAAAGTACTGGTCTAACCATAAGACTTATAGCCCGGAACATACAGTGTTCTATTAGTTTGATTAATTATGGAGTAGTTTAATAAGGCCCTATTCTACAAATCCAACATCTGCATGATTTCGCACGTTTGTTTTCAGTGGACCGTCCAGTGAGAGTTTACGCTGATGGCATCTTCGATCTGTTCCACTCGGGCCATGCTCGTGCTCTCATGCAGGCCAAGAACCTTTTCCCTAACACCTACCTCATTGTGGGAGGTAGGCAATATCCTAATACATCACATCTCAAGTAGCTAACTGCTTCAAACACTTTTTACGTGTGGTTTATTTTTAATGACACAGTGTGCAGCGACGAGCTGACCCATAAGTACAAGGGCTTCACCGTCATGACCGAGACGGAACGATACGAAGCGCTCAGACACTGCCGCTATGTCGATGAGGTGCTCAGGGATGCTCCCTGGACACTCACGCCGGAATTTCTGGAGAAACACAAGGTGCGAGCAAGTGTTGACATTTTTATATATTGGGAATCAGGCTGCGTGTGGCCTTCCGTGCAATATAATCTCGTCTGATTGTTTCTCAGATCGATTTTGTGGCTCATGATGATATTCCGTACTCCTCAGCAGGGAGTGAGGATGTCTACAAACACATTAAGGAGGCAGGTTAGTGTGTTTTTGTGCAATAAAAGACGTGCAATCTCTCCTTGAATATATTTGTCATGCACACACTAGGAATGTTTGTGCCCACTCAACGCACTGAAGGAATTTCCACGTCGGACATCATCACCAGGATTGTCCGGGACTACGACGTCTATGCCCGTCGCAATCTCCAACGTGGCTATACGGCTAAGGAGCTTAACGTCAGCTACATTAATGTGAGTTCTTgacacaatacaatacaattccTTTGGCTTCATGGTTGATTTGTGCTCTGTCAACAACAGCAGGACTTTAATAtagtaggaaaaaaaactttgtggCAGACTGCCATCTTTTGGTGCAAAGTAGAAACTACATGAGGCATCGTATTAGCAGCTCTGGCTTGAAAGTCAGCAATGTTGTTTGTCGCGATTTTGCGACTTTGGCGATTAAAGTGAGGCTCAAAAAAGGCTTTGGAATGGTTTTGCTTAAAAATGTGGCTAAACTATTCATTGACTATCAAAAATAATTTCACAATTGGTTATATGTTGATTAATCGTGGCAACCCTTGTTGGCAGACTAATAACGACGATGTTGCCGAtgacaaagatgagtttgaaACTCTTGTTAATTTCAAGTtaatacttctaaactaaatgctGTATCAGCTACTGCAAAACAAGgtctaccaggacattttaaatcaaaatctgttgccctctgcccaaaagctgaagatgggtcgtcactgggtctttcagcaagacaatgaccctaaacatatggccaaatctacacagaaatggttcactagacacaaaatcaagctcctcccctggccatctcagtccccagaccttgttttgttggcaaaagggggttgtacaaagtattaacaccaggggtgctaataattgtgacacacattatttgatgtcaaatatttttttctttatgtgggattttcccccactgaatgaatgcacttgtattgaaggttggattttcctcttttttccattaaggtcccatattagttgaataaaaaaatatattagaagctaaaaaccacatctttttcaggggtgccaataattatggagggcaccttAAACTAGAttgcgaatgcattaaaaaaacttatgctggtcttaacagggagcagttggattcagccatgttatgtGACTTAcgttatattcactgttgccactagagggcagagtatccacccaaatcaataaaactaaaggcaaaGACTTTCaatacaaaccattacaacaccacttaaattaaatgaatacttgaagcagcaaaatttaattcgaatcttttttcttatcgaattactcgagttaatcaattaatcgctgAAGCACTAATCTGAACTATTTATTTCCTACAGGAAAAGAAGTACCGACTACAGAACCAAGTGGACCGGATGAAAGAGAAGGTTCGCAATGTCGAGGAAAAgagcaaacattttgtttacCGTGTAGAGGAGAAGAGTCATGACCTCATTCAGAAATGGGAAGAAAAATCCAGGGAGTTTATCGGCAACTTCCTGGAACTGTTCGGACCAGATGGTACCTGGGTAAGgatttggaaaacatttttgtgGATGCAAGTCTCAAATTGTAGCACCTTATTGTTTCCCTTTCTGTGCTTGAGCAGAAGCAGGTGTTTCAAGAGCGAAGTGGAAGGATGCTCTCCTACGCGCTTTCACCCAGAGAGTCTCCTTGCAACAGCCCTCCACGTGAACTGTCTCCCCTGCGCTCGCCGTCGCCGCCATCGCCGCCCGCTCGCTGGCACAACGCGCGGCCTTCTCCGCCGACCTCCCCCAAAGGAGCGTCGGCTTCTATCAGCAGCATGAGCGAAGGCGACGAGGACGAGAAGTAAACGGACACTCCCACATGCGCACATGATTCATGGAACACTGCCTGAGCACTTGTCACATGTGTGCCCACGTAAAAATCACCAAACAAACACGGAATGGTTACCAAAACAAGTTCGCTCAAGGAAAATGGAAAAACATACCCAATTTGTGCAGTTTTTGCCGGGTTGAGAAGCCAAGGTGGAAGAAAAGGATGACTATTTGTGATCCTGAAATCATTtatcttggaagaaaaaaagatcAAGACACTCATGGAAACTCCGATCTTTCATTCTCATGTACCTTCCATCCAATAATAAGGGAAATGTTTTCCGGATGACACCTAAAttccaaaagaaaaatgttgcaAACATGCAGTTCATTAAATCACTCATTAGATTGTAATTGtactgtattgtgatgccccgctGGATATTTTAATTCAGTGGTCCTCAAACCTTTTTTGCACAACGTACCAGCAATGTGTTGCAgacaattacagtaaatataaaataacacgcccgggctaaaaacgaacattatgagcagggaaaatgtaactcaccatacgATTAATCAACATTTGTCGCAGGCATactgagttcttctccaatattGAAAAGGTTTTATGAAAGTAGCAATAGACGTATGATGCGCTCACGGCATTCTCATTTGTTGCctcatttgctagcttttagccatatattatgcagaatgtacTGTACTTGGTGGTAGGCTCCGCAGGTGACCTTTTTATCCTTAAAAAAAGCTGTCGAAagccgtctgtttttcagtcaactTCGCTAACGTGTGGGCTTATTATTTCTGAGAAAATGTTTGAtgcttatcgaggacaagcccaCATAGATACTGTGGCTAATCCGAGCAAAATGACCAGAGGCACCCCATTgcccattgctgaggtgttgctgcccgcagcacacaaccaacagcagctaatgttactgtttacattgattgACGCTGGGTtgctatacactgctggccaaagtattgccacccctgcaattctgtcagataatttcttaatttcttccagaaaacgattacaattacaaatgctttggtagtaatatcttcatttattttgcttgcaatgaaaaaaacacaaaagagaatggggaaaacaattaaatcattatcattttacacataactccaaaaatggacggGACAAAAGCAtttgcaccctcagcctaatacttggtagcacaacgtttagacaaaataactgcgatcaaccacttctggtatccatcaatgagattcttacaatgctctgctggaattttagaccacttttctttggccaactgctccaagtctctgatatttgaagggtaccttctccaaactgccatattcagatctctccacaggtgttctatgtgggattcaggtctgcactccttgctggccactttagaagtctccagtgcgttcgctcaaaccattttctagtgctttttgaagtgtgttctgGGTCAttatcctgctggaagacccatgacctctgagggagacccatctTTCtcccactgggccctacattatgctgcaaaatttgttggtagtcttcagccttcataatgccatgcacacggtcaaacagtccagtgccagacgcaacaaagcaaccccaaaacgtcAGGGAACATCagtcatgtttgactgtggggaccatgttcttttctttgaaggcctcgtttttttccctgtaaactctattttgatgccttttcccaaaaagctcttcttttgtctcatctgaccagagaacattcttccaaaacgttttgggctttctcgggtaagtgctggcaaactccagcctggctttttttatatctctgggtcagaaatgaAGTCTTCTTggatatcctaccatagagtcccttttcattcatacGCCAtaggatagtacaggttgacactgttgtaccctcttgaacttgtttggatgttagtcgaggtcctttatccaccatccgcatctttcgttgaaatctctcgtcaatttttcttttccgcccacatctagggaggttagccacagtgccatgggctttacgcttattgatgacactgtgcacggtagacacagggacattcaggtctttggagattgacttgtagccttgagattgcccatgcttcctcacagttttgcttctcaagtcctcagacaggtctttggtcttctttctttactccatgctcaatgtcgtacacacaaggacataggacagaggttgagtcaacttaaatccattttaactggctccaagtgtgatttatttattgctGCCATCTATTATGTGCcagaggtgctgttaattacacaaattagaataacatcacatgatttttcaaaagggtgccaattcttttgtccggcccattttgggagttttgtgtaaaatgataatgatttattttttgccattctcttgtgtttttccaatttaAGAAAAGTAAATGCAGATATTACTAATGCATTTGTACTTGCAatcgttttctgggagaaattgagcattatctgacaggattgcaggggtaccaatacttttggccagcagtgtaatatTGGATgttctaaaaacaatagaccatgaacaaaattaaattgaactAATGTTGTTAATGTGATTACATTGTGTAAATGAACCCTACAAAACTTTGAAAATGTTCACACGCTCACTGTTTGTAACACCTTccacaaatttgaatttttcatgCCATGTCTTCTTTCCACTTGACgttaatgttttttctccaaatgatatgatttgcgatacaggCTCACGATAataatgatctgacgatatggcgattcaacatgggtcaggaaatcattctacgataCACTACAATACAACTAATGAacagctgtgaattgaaataggtttatcactagtaaacgtcagattttgtcaaattttgcaccccatcactaattgcaactttgcggttctgcgcatgcgtgtaACATTACAAATGGCCTCGAATGCAGCAGATCAAAAGCAAACGTCACAAACTTTCAATAAAGAAAGGAATAGTTACTTACGTttggtcatggacgcacacaaagGAAAGTTATCCTCACACACATCCTACCATTTGGCTGCGCTCAACTCGACTGCATGCCGATCTGTCATCGTTAACGTCTTCCCTGTGCcgttaaacatttatttacgcCGTATTTAAATTGAACATGTTTATGAGGTATCTTGTTTGTCGAAATCTTGGGGAGCAAAATCTGATAAGGGTTCAAAGTCTGACGGAACACTGGTAGTGTTGCTTCTCGccgtgttttgattacgtcatcacaagaggactacgATTTTTCACACTATTCAACAGTAGACTTTCAGCCTATTTAGCCGAAAaagatattagatttttttcg from Corythoichthys intestinalis isolate RoL2023-P3 chromosome 20, ASM3026506v1, whole genome shotgun sequence includes the following:
- the LOC130908610 gene encoding choline-phosphate cytidylyltransferase B-like isoform X2; this encodes MAKVRPTGPLPYCSFGTRPRRKRGPFKMLTEPAIFARETSCDCRAPHEKLTIAQARRGTPVDRPVRVYADGIFDLFHSGHARALMQAKNLFPNTYLIVGVCSDELTHKYKGFTVMTETERYEALRHCRYVDEVLRDAPWTLTPEFLEKHKIDFVAHDDIPYSSAGSEDVYKHIKEAGMFVPTQRTEGISTSDIITRIVRDYDVYARRNLQRGYTAKELNVSYINEKKYRLQNQVDRMKEKVRNVEEKSKHFVYRVEEKSHDLIQKWEEKSREFIGNFLELFGPDGTWKQVFQERSGRMLSYALSPRESPCNSPPRELSPLRSPSPPSPPARWHNARPSPPTSPKGASASISSMSEGDEDEK
- the LOC130908610 gene encoding choline-phosphate cytidylyltransferase B-like isoform X1, which codes for MGGGMWEWKQGKKKEAHSGGGERHHLIDAESHNGGSTSTSHESLGIMEELEHTCPHPRTMLTEPAIFARETSCDCRAPHEKLTIAQARRGTPVDRPVRVYADGIFDLFHSGHARALMQAKNLFPNTYLIVGVCSDELTHKYKGFTVMTETERYEALRHCRYVDEVLRDAPWTLTPEFLEKHKIDFVAHDDIPYSSAGSEDVYKHIKEAGMFVPTQRTEGISTSDIITRIVRDYDVYARRNLQRGYTAKELNVSYINEKKYRLQNQVDRMKEKVRNVEEKSKHFVYRVEEKSHDLIQKWEEKSREFIGNFLELFGPDGTWKQVFQERSGRMLSYALSPRESPCNSPPRELSPLRSPSPPSPPARWHNARPSPPTSPKGASASISSMSEGDEDEK